A genomic region of Elephas maximus indicus isolate mEleMax1 chromosome 10, mEleMax1 primary haplotype, whole genome shotgun sequence contains the following coding sequences:
- the MAP1A gene encoding microtubule-associated protein 1A isoform X1, with protein sequence METEARPGRPPGVAMETAPGLGLRSPDAPLPENPAEQLCEAGAAVAAARWDPRKHSLLIVIGDIGTESQLRAARAHLEQGILSWNIDLSSFDLNQQLRLFITRHLAHFSSEVKGQRTLCHQSEILETVILVNPSADSISSEVHHLLSSPSAHKLLILSGQSLEPGGDLILQSGTYSYQHFAQVLHKPEIAQLLSNRDPGIQAFLTVSCLGEGDWSHLGLSTSQETLHIRLNPEPTLPTMDGVAEFSEYVSETVDVPSPFDLLEPPTSGGFLKLSKPCCYIFPGGRGDSALFAVNGFNILVDGGSDRKSCFWKLVRHLDRIDSVLLTHIGADNLPGINGLLQRKVAEIEEEQSQGSSSYSDWVKNLISPELGVVFFNVPDKLRLPDASRKAKRSIEEACLTLQHLNRLGIQAEPLYRVVSNTIEPLTLFHKMGVGRLDMYVLNPVKDSKEMQFLMQKWAGNSKAKTGIVLANGKEAEISVPYLTSITALVVWLPANPTEKIVRVLFPGNAPQNKILEGLEKLRHLDFLRYPVATQKDMAAGAVPTSLKPSKIKQRADSKESLKAVTKTAVSKLAKREEVAEEGAKEARSELTKELAKTEKKAKEPSEKPPEKPAKPERVKTESNEALKAEKRKLIKDKVGKKHPKEKISKLEEKKDKEKKEIKKERKELKKDEGRKDEKKDAKKEEKRKDTKPEVKKISKPDLKPFTPEVRKTLYKAKAPGRVKMDKSRAARGEKELSSEPRTPPAQKGSVPLPAVTGHRELALSSPEDLTQDFEEMKREERALLTEQRDVGLGEKALPPDTVYEGPPSTATQGTPPSAPGLEQEEPVMKEKEVVPNIPGEQGSKDRGPDSGAEPEEEKDTWEEKKQREAERLPDRTEDREESEPEVKEDVIEKAELEEMEEVHPSDEEEEEETKAESFYQKHMQEALKVTPRDREALGGQELGLQGKVPERETSSFLSSLATPAGATEHVSYIQDETIPGYSETEQTISDEEIHDEPEERPAPPRFPTSTYDLPGPEGPGPFEASQPADSTVPATSSKGYGAPETELTYPPNMVAAPLAEEEHVSSATSITECDKLSSFATSVAEDQSVASLTAPQTEETGKSSLLLDTVTSIPSSRTEATQGLDYVPSAGTISPTSSLEEDKGFKSPPCEDFPVTGESERKGEIVGRSLPGDKVMKEEETANVELSEKVSSHYGTPMFGVPGHALHPGEAVLGDVEERCLSPDDSTVKMASPPPSGPPSATHTPFHQSPVEEKSEAQEFQEEGSWGDTRRTPGVGKEDVTEEAVGPGPEEGTLEKEGELSPPRSPQAQEASIGIVGGHAGPTIQLLPEQDKVIVFETVEAGEPTGPILGVEALPRDVRTSLQEPGEPQKDEVLQFPDQGLSPEDAESPSVVSVVSPDVVSQEPTPRSPSSLTEQHLHKDLWPEMSPEDTQSLSLSQESPSKETSLDISSKQLSPETLGTLQFGELSLGKEEKGSLMLAEDTSHHLGPVLVLEPHPALVSLPTDKTTGSSAQADIIDESPDRKLPASPFSYSTLSRDGRHSLGVTTSPGEHILTPDSSLSKSPESLPSPAMEDIAMEWEGTAPGSKDKKTPEQKDEVPEPKDEVLQQQDKTLEQKDILVEQEDTATSQKDEALEEKNKAVEQQDKTLDQKDRDLEQTNQALDQKGKALEAKDTDLRQKDRDLEQKDKTLEQKDKALEPKDIEIKQKDSVLEQKDKILEQKDIDLEQKDIEQKSKASEQDKVLEEKVKDFEHKDKAPEDKVPELKGIAFEQTDKAQEQKDHALEQKYWALKQKDEALEQSSKAVEQKDEAVEEKDKTWGQVSPVQEDKTIEPKETTLEEKKPEKVKAVEPKEEALQEGLEEIPVQKDRAREEEEKYWRKEQDVVQEWRETAPTRVEPVGEQKETAQVWEDTSPEQEDRYWRSREDVSLEQDTYWRELSCERKVWFPHKLDGPGARPRYSEERESTFLDEGPDDEQELPTLEHTPRSPWASDFKGFQEPSSQKGLEVERWLAESPVGLPPEEEDKVTRSPFEIISPLASPPEMAGHRVPPAPGQESPIPESKPMPPVRKEPTTPSWLADIPPWVPKDRPLPPAPLSPAPAPPSPIPEPLTPAPFSWGTAEYDSVVAAVQEGAAELEGGPYSPLGKDYRKAEGEREEEGGTGAPDSTSCSSKSPEAGESLATKEPEPTEPEQREPTPYPDERSFQYADIYEQMMLTGLGPACPTREPPLGAAGDWPPCISAKEEAAGQDTSAEKELSSPVSPKSLQPDTPTFSYAALAGPPVPPRQVSEPGPSVEPSPTPPAVPPRAPVSLSKGPSSPLNDDSLSCIPDRRTLSPKEAGQGHWDDNTSDSELEKGACEQPEKEAQSPSPPHPVSAGSPTLWSATEAHTSPSLGSPPSPARPSLDFPASAFGFSSMQPAPPQLPSPAEPRSAPCGSLAFSGDQALALAPGPPTRARHDEYLEVAKAPSLDSSLPQLPSPSSPGAPVLSSLPRPASPALSEGSSSEATTPVISSVAERFPPGLQAAEQGSEELVPGRESAAHSLWDLTPLSPAPPASLDLAPAPAPSLPGDMDDGTLPCRLECSGAAIKKPSPTQGPPGDCAANGPTETSSSAPGPSLTKVDKEEAEACPAWERGAWPEGAERGTRPEMLLSPEQPLCPGGVPECQPSSISPEAEAGPQGCAAEPRPHRGELSPSFLNPPVLRTTDDSDLSAEEARLVGRGGRRRAGGPGATGGSCPVADETPPTSASDSGSSQSDSDVPPETEECPSITAEAALDSDEDGDFLPVDKAGGVSGTHHPRPGHDPPPLPQPDPHPAPPRPDVCMADPEGLSSETGRVERLREKEKAQGRVGRRAPGRPKPASPARRLDLRGKRSPTPGKGPADRASRTPLRPRSTPSQVAPGEEKDGHSPMSKGLVNGLKAGPTALGSKGGSGAPVYVDLAYIPNHCSGKTADHDFFRRVRASYYVVSGNDPANGEPSRAVLDALLEGKAQWGENLQVTLIPTHDTEVTREWYQQTHEQQQQLNVLVLASSSTVVMQDESFPACKIEF encoded by the exons GCCAAAGGACCCTTTGCCACCAGAGTGAGATCCTTGAAACCGTCATCCTGGTAAACCCCAGCGCAGACAGCATCAGCTCTGAG GTTCACCATCTCCTTAGCAGCCCATCCGCTCACAAACTACTGATCTTGAGTGGGCAAAGTTTAGAGCCCGGGGGGGACCTCATCCTACAGAGTGGCACCTACTCCTACCAACACTTTGCCCAGGTCCTTCACAAACCAGAG ATTGCCCAATTGCTCAGCAATAGAGACCCTGGGATCCAGGCCTTCCTCACTGTGTCCTGCTTAGGGGAAGGTGATTGGAGCCACCTGGGATTATCCACCTCCCAAGAGACCCTGCACATCCGGCTAAACCCTGAGCCCACACTGCCCACCATGGATGGCGTGGCCGAGTTCTCTGAGTACGTCTCTGAGACGGTGGACGTGCCATCCCCCTTTGACCTGCTGGAGCCTCCCACCTCAGGGGGCTTCCTCAAGCTCTCCAAACCTTGCTGCTACATCTTCCCTGGCGGCCGTGGGGACTCTGCCCTGTTTGCTGTCAATGGTTTCAACATCCTGGTGGATGGTGGCTCCGATCGCAAGTCCTGTTTCTGGAAGCTGGTACGGCATCTGGACCGTATTGACTCGGTGCTGCTCACGCACATTGGGGCAGACAACCTGCCAGGCATCAATGGACTCCTGCAGCGCAAAGTGGCAGAGATCGAGGAGGAGCAGTCCCAGGGCTCCAGCAGCTACAGTGACTGGGTGAAGAACCTCATCTCCCCAGAGCTCGGAGTTGTCTTCTTCAACGTGCCCGATAAACTTCGGCTACCTGATGCCTCCCGGAAGGCCAAGCGCAGCATTGAAGAAGCCTGCCTCACTCTGCAGCACCTAAATCGCCTGGGCATTCAGGCTGAGCCTCTGTACCGTGTGGTCAGCAACACCATTGAGCCACTGACCCTCTTCCACAAAATGGGTGTGGGCCGGCTGGACATGTATGTCCTCAACCCTGTCAAGGACAGCAAGGAGATGCAGTTCCTCATGCAGAAGTGGGCAGGCAACAGTAAAGCCAAGACAGGCATTGTGCTGGCCAATGGGAAGGAGGCTGAAATCTCAGTGCCCTACTTGACCTCTATCACTGCTCTGGTGGTCTGGCTGCCAGCCAACCCCACTGAAAAGATTGTACGTGTGCTTTTTCCAGGGAATGCTCCTCAAAACAAAATCTTAGAGGGCTTAGAAAAGCTTCGGCACCTGGACTTCCTGCGCTACCCTGTAGCCACACAGAAGGACATGGCTGCTGGGGCTGTGCCTACCAGCCTCAAACCCAGCAAAATTAAACAGCGGGCTGACAGCAAGGAGAGCCTCAAAGCCGTTACCAAGACAGCTGTGAGCAAGCTGGCAAAACGGGAGGAGGTGGCCGAAGAGGGAGCCAAGGAGGCCCGCTCAGAGCTGACCAAGGAATTAGCCAAGACAGAGAAGAAGGCAAAAGAGCCATCTGAGAAGCCCCCAGAGAAGCCTGCCAAGCCTGAGAGGGTAAAGACAGAATCGAATGAGGCACTGAAGGCAGAGAAGCGAAAGTTGATAAAGGACAAGGTGGGGAAGAAGCACCCGAAAGAAAAGATATCAAAGctagaagagaaaaaagacaaggagaaaaaagagataaagaaggagagaaaggagcTCAAGAaggatgaaggaaggaaggacgaGAAGAAGGATGCTAagaaggaggagaagaggaaggataCCAAACCTGAGGTCAAGAAGATTTCCAAGCCAGACCTGAAGCCCTTTACCCCTGAGGTACGTAAGACCTTGTACAAAGCCAAGGCACCTGGAAGAGTCAAGATGGACAAGAGCCGAGCTGCCCGTGGGGAGAAGGAACTGTCCTCTGAGCCACGGACACCCCCAGCCCAGAAGGGGTCTGTCCCACTCCCAGCAGTCACTGGGCACAGGGAGCTGGCCCTGTCCTCACCAGAGGACCTTACACAGGACTTTGAGGAGATGAAGCGTGAGGAGAGGGCATTGCTGACTGAACAAAGGGATGTAGGACTAGGAGAGAAAGCACTCCCTCCAGACACTGTATATGAGGGACCCCCAAGCACAGCTACCCAAGGAACACCACCCTCTGCCCCAGGTCTGGAACAAGAAGAGCCTGTGATGAAGGAGAAAGAGGTTGTCCCAAACATCCCTGGGGAACAAGGCAGCAAGGACAGAGGTCCAGACTCTGGGGCTGaaccagaggaagaaaaagatacGTGGGAGGAAAAGAAGCAGAGGGAAGCAGAGAGGCTCCCAGATAGAacagaagacagagaagaaagtgaGCCTGAGGTAAAGGAAGACGTGATAGAGAAGGCTGAATTAGAAGAAATGGAGGAGGTGCACCCTTCagatgaggaggaagaggaagagacaaaggctgagagtttttaccaaaaGCATATGCAAGAAGCCTTGAAGGTAACCCCAAGAGACAGGGAGGCTCTTGGTGGCCAGGAACTGGGACTCCAGGGTAAGGTCCCAGAGAGGGAGACCTCGTCGTTCCTAAGTAGCCTGGCTACACCTGCAGGAGCCACTGAGCATGTCTCCTATATCCAGGATGAGACAATCCCTGGCTACTCAGAGACTGAGCAGACCATCTCAGACGAGGAGATCCACGATGAGCCAGAGGAGCGCCCAGCTCCTCCCAGATTTCCTACAAGTACATATGACCTCCCGGGGCCTGAAGGTCCTGGTCCCTTTGAGGCCAGCCAGCCTGCAGACAGTACCGTTCCTGCCACCTCCAGCAAAGGCTATGGAGCACCAGAGACTGAACTCACCTACCCCCCCAACATGGTGGCTGCCCCTTTGGCTGAAGAGGAGCACGTGTCCTCAGCCACCTCAATCACTGAGTGTGACAAGCTTTCTTCCTTTGCCACATCAGTGGCTGAAGATCAGTCTGTGGCCTCACTCACAGCGCCCCAGACAGAGGAGACAGGCAAGAGCTCCCTACTGCTTGACACAGTCACTAGCATCCCTTCTTCCCGTACTGAAGCCACCCAGGGCTTAGACTATGTGCCATCCGCTGGTACtatctcacccacctcctcactggaAGAAGACAAAGGCTTCAAATCACCACCCTGTGAGGACTTCCCTGTGACTGGGGAGTCTGAGAGGAAAGGAGAAATTGTAGGGAGAAGCTTGCCTGGAGATAAAGTCATGAAAGAGGAAGAGACTGCAAATGTAGAGTTGTCTGAGAAAGTCTCCAGTCACTATGGAACCCCAATGTTTGGTGTCCCTGGGCATGCCCTCCATCCGGGAGAAGCAGTCCTTGGAGATGTGGAGGAGCGCTGCCTCAGCCCAGACGACAGCACAGTTAAAATGGCCTCTCCTCCACCCTCTGGCCCACCCAGTGCCACTCACACCCCCTTTCATCAGTCCCCAGTGGAAGAAAAGTCTGAGGCCCAAGAGTTTCAGGAAGAAGGCTCCTGGGGAGACACTAGGCGCACCCCAGGTGTGGGCAAGGAAGATGTTACAGAGGAAGCAGTCGGGCCTGGGCCTGAAGAAGGCACACTCGAGAAGGAGGGGGAGCTGTCGCCTCCTAGGAGCCCTCAAGCCCAGGAAGCATCCATAGGCATTGTTGGGGGACATGCAGGCCCCACCATCCAGCTATTGCCAGAACAGGACAAAGTAATAGTCTTTGAGACTGTGGAGGCAGGAGAGCCCACAGGACCAATCCTGGGAGTAGAAGCCCTTCCCAGAGATGTGAGAACATCACTCCAAGAACCTGGAGAACCTCAGAAAGATGAGGTGCTGCAATTTCCTGATCAAGGCCTCTCACCTGAAGATGCAGAATCCCCCTCTGTCGTCAGCGTGGTCTCCCCAGACGTTGTCAGCCAAGAGCCCACACCAAGGTCTCCCAGTAGCCTGACAGAGCAGCACCTACACAAAGACCTCTGGCCAGAGATGTCTCCAGAAGACACCCAGTCACTTTCTCTCTCCCAAGAGAGTCCCAGCAAGGAGACCTCTCTGGATATCTCTTCTAAGCAGCTCTCTCCAGAAACCCTTGGCACCCTCCAGTTTGGGGAATTAAGccttggaaaggaagaaaaggggtCTCTAATGCTGGCTGAGGATACCTCTCACCACCTAGGCCCTGTGCTTGTCCTAGAGCCCCATCCAGCCTTGGTGTCACTTCCCACAGATAAGACCACTGGATCCTCTGCCCAGGCAGACATCATAGATGAGAGCCCTGACAGAAAACTACCTGCCAGCCCCTTCTCTTACTCCACACTGTCTAGAGATGGGAGGCACTCACTGGGAGTGACTACAAGCCCTGGTGAACACATTCTGACACCTGATAGCTCTCTCTCCAAGAGTCCTGAGTCTTTGCCAAGCCCTGCCATGGAGGACATTGCTATGGAATGGGAAGGTACAGCTCCAGGGTCGAAAGACAAAAAAACCCCAGAGCAGAAGGACGAGGTGCCTGAGCCAAAGGATGAAGTCTTACAGCAGCAGGATAAAACTCTGGAGCAGAAAGATATTCTTGTAGAACAGGAGGATACAGCCACCAGCCAGAAAGATGAAGCTCTGGAAGAAAAGAACAAGGCTGTGGAACAGCAAGATAAGACATTAGACCAAAAAGACAGGGACTTAGAACAAACAAACCAGGCTCTGGATCAGAAGGGTAAGGCCCTGGAAGCCAAAGACACAGACTTAAGACAAAAAGACAGAGActtagaacaaaaagacaaaaccctAGAACAGAAGGACAAAGCTCTGGAGCCAAAAgatatagaaataaaacaaaaagacagtgTCCTAGAACAGAAGGACAAGATCTTGGAACAAAAAGACATAGACTTGGAACAAAAAGACATAGAACAAAAAAGCAAAGCCTCAGAACAGGACAAGGTCTTAGAAGAGAAAGTCAAAGACTTTGAACATAAAGATAAGGCTCCAGAAGACAAGGTCCCTGAACTAAAGGGCATAGCCTTTGAACAGACAGACAAGGCCCAGGAACAGAAGGATCATGCCTTAGAACAAAAATATTGGGCCTTAAAACAGAAGGATGAAGCCCTGGAACAAAGCAGTAAGGCTGTCGAACAGAAAGATGAGGCTgtggaagaaaaggacaaaacttGGGGACAGGTGAGCCCAGTGCAGGAGGATAAAACTATTGAACCGAAGGAGACAACCCTAGaggaaaaaaagccagaaaaGGTCAAGGCTGTGGAACCGAAGGAAGAAGCTCTACAGGAGGGGCTGGAAGAGATCCCAGTGCAGAAGGACAGGGCccgagaggaggaagagaagtacTGGAGGAAGGAGCAGGACGTGGTCCAGGAGTGGCGAGAAACAGCTCCAACCAGGGTAGAGCCAGTTGGAGAACAGAAGGAGACGGCCCAGGTGTGGGAGGACACATCTCCTGAGCAGGAGGACAGGTACTGGAGGAGCAGAGAGGATGTGTCCCTAGAACAGGACACATACTGGAGGGAGCTGAGCTGTGAAAGGAAGGTCTGGTTCCCTCATAAGCTGGACGGCCCAGGGGCCCGCCCACGGTACAGTGAGGAGCGGGAGAGCACTTTTCTTGACGAAGGGCCAGATGATGAGCAAGAACTACCCACCCTGGAGCATACACCCCGGAGCCCCTGGGCCTCAGACTTCAAGGGTTTCCAGGAGCCCTCATCACAGAAGGGGCTGGAGGTGGAGCGCTGGCTGGCCGAGTCACCAGTAGGGCTGCCCCCAGAGGAAGAAGACAAGGTGACCCGCTCCCCCTTTGAGATCATCTCCCCTCTGGCTTCCCCACCTGAGATGGCTGGTCATAGGGTTCCTCCAGCCCCAGGACAAGAGAGCCCTATCCCAGAGTCTAAGCCCATGCCACCCGTGAGGAAAGAACCCACGACTCCCTCATGGCTGGCTGACATCCCACCGTGGGTGCCCAAAGACAGACCCCTGCCCCCTGCACCTCTTTCCCCAGCTCCAGCTCCCCCAAGCCCTATCCCAGAGCCACTCACTCCTGCGCCCTTCTCCTGGGGCACAGCCGAGTATGACAGCGTGGTGGCTGCAGTGCAAGAGGGGGCAGCTGAATTAGAGGGTGGACCATACTCCCCCTTGGGCAAGGACTACCGAAAGGCTGAaggggaaagggaagaagaaggTGGGACTGGGGCTCCTGACAGCACCTCCTGCAGCTCAAAGAGCCCAGAGGCTGGCGAGAGCCTTGCCACCAAGGAGCCTGAGCCAACTGAGCCAGAGCAGAGAGAGCCTACGCCCTACCCTGATGAGAGAAGCTTTCAGTATGCAGACATCTATGAGCAGATGATGCTGACTGGACTTGGCCCTGCCTGCCCCACTAGGGAACCTCCGCTTGGAGCAGCTGGGGATTGGCCCCCATGCATCTCAGCCAAGGAGGAGGCTGCTGGCCAAGACACATCTGCAGAGAAGGAGCTTTCGTCTCCTGTCTCGCCCAAGAGCCTCCAACCTGACACTCCAACCTTCAGCTATGCAGCCTTGGCAGGGCCCCCTGTGCCTCCCAGACAGGTATCTGAACCAGGGCCGAGTGTGGAGCCCAGTCCCACACCACCTGCAGTGCCCCCCCGAGCTCCTGTCTCCCTGAGCAAAGGCCCAAGCTCCCCTCTTAACGATGACAGCCTGAGCTGCATCCCAGATAGGAGGACCCTGTCCCCCAAGGAGGCAGGTCAGGGCCACTGGGATGACAACACTAGTGACTCAGAGCTGGAGAAGGGGGCTTGTGAACAGCCAGAGAAAGAGGCCCAGTCCCCAAGTCCTCCTCACCCCGTCTCTGCAGGGTCCCCCACACTGTGGTCTGCAACCGAAGCACATACCAGTCCTTCCTTGGGCTCACCCCCGAGTCCTGCCCGGCCCAGTCTGGACTTCCCTGCCTCGGCCTTTGGCTTCTCCTCAATGCAGCCAGCTCCCCCACAGCTGCCCTCTCCAGCTGAACCCCGCTCAGCACCCTGCGGCTCCCTCGCCTTCTCTGGGGATCAAGCTCTggcactggctccagggcccCCCACCAGAGCCCGGCATGACGAGTACCTAGAAGTGGCCAAAGCCCCCAGCCTAGACTCTTCACTGCCCCAGCTCCCATCGCCCAGCTCTCCTGGGGCCCCTGTCCTCTCCAGTCTGCCACGGCCTGCCTCGCCAGCCCTGTCTGAAGGCTCCTCCTCTGAGGCCACCACACCTGTGATTTCAAGTGTGGCTGAGCGCTTCCCTCCAGGTCTGCAGGCTGCAGAACAGGGGTCTGAAGAGCTAGTTCCAGGAAGAGAATCAGCTGCCCACAGTCTCTGGGACCTCACTCCTCTGAGCCCAGCACCCCCAGCTTCCCTGGACTTGGCCCCAGCTCCAGCTCCAAGCCTGCCTGGAGACATGGATGACGGCACCCTGCCCTGCCGCCTGGAGtgctcaggggcagccatcaagAAGCCAAGCCCCACCCAGGGTCCCCCTGGGGATTGTGCAGCCAATGGCCCAACTGAAACCAGTTCCAGTGCCCCAGGGCCTAGCCTGACCAAGGTTGACAAGGAAGAGGCTGAGGCCTGCCCTGCCTGGGAACGTGGGGCCTGGCCTGAGGGAGCTGAGAGGGGCACCCGGCCTGAAATGCTGCTTTCCCctgagcagccactgtgtcctggAGGGGTCCCTGAATGCCAGCCGAGCAGCATCTCCCCTGAGGCTGAGGCTGGGCCCCAGGGATGTGCTGCTGAGCCCCGGCCTCACCGTGGGGAGCTCTCCCCATCCTTCCTGAACCCACCCGTTCTTCGAACCACGGATGACAGTGACCTCTCAGCTGAGGAAGCTCGGCTGGTAGGGAGAGGGGGGAGACGCCGGGCAGGGGGCCCGGGAGCAACAGGGGGCTCATGCCCTGTGGCTGATGAGACACCCCCAACGTCAGCCAGCGACTCAGGCTCCTCACAGTCAGATTCTGACGTTCCACCAGAAACCGAGGAGTGCCCATCCATCACAGCTGAGGCAGCCCTTGACTCAGATGAAGATGGGGACTTCCTGCCTGTGGACAAAGCTGGGGGAGTCAGCGGAACTCACCATCCCCGGCCTGGCCACGACCCACCCCCTCTACCCCAGCCAGACCCCCACCCAGCTCCTCCCCGCCCTGACGTGTGCATGGCTGACCCTGAGGGGCTCAGTTCAGAGACTGGGAGGGTGGAGAGGCTACGAGAAAAGGAGAAGGCTCAGGGGCGAGTGGGGCGCAGAGCCCCAGGCAGGCCCAAACCAGCATCCCCTGCACGGCGTCTAGATCTTCGGGGGAAACGCTCACCCACCCCTGGTAAAGGGCCTGCAGATCGAGCATCCCGGACCCCACTCCGACCACGGAGCACTCCGAGCCAGGTTGCCCCAGGGGAGGAAAAGGATGGACACAGTCCCATGTCCAAAGGCCTAGTCAATGGACTCAAGGCAGGACCAA CGGCCTTGGGTTCCAAGGGTGGCTCTGGCGCCCCTGTATATGTGGACCTCGCCTATATCCCAAATCACTGCAGTGGCAAAACGGCTGACCATGACTTCTTCCGTCGAGTTCGTGCGTCCTACTATGTGGTCAGTGGGAATGACCCTGCCAATGGCGAGCCAAGCCGGGCCGTACTCGATGCCCTGCTGGAGGGCAAGGCCCAGTGGGGGGAGAATCTTCAG GTGACTCTGATCCCTACTCACGACACGGAGGTGACTCGCGAGTGGTACCAGCAGACTCATGAGCAGCAGCAACAACTGAACGTCCTGGTCCTGGCTAGTAGCAGCACCGTGGTCATGCAGGATGAGTCCTTCCCAGCCTGCAAGATCGAGTTCTGA